In the genome of Denticeps clupeoides chromosome 13, fDenClu1.1, whole genome shotgun sequence, one region contains:
- the vps53 gene encoding vacuolar protein sorting-associated protein 53 homolog produces the protein MEDEELEFAEDLEAVLHLSPEVQLAIEQVFPSQDPLDRADFNAVEYINTLFPTEQSLANIDDVVNKIRLKIRRLDDNIRTVVRGQTNVGQDGRQALEEAQKAIQQLFGKIKDIKDKAEKSEQMVKEITRDIKQLDHAKRHLTTSITTLNHLHMLAGGVDSLEAMTRKRQYGEVANLLQGVVNVLEHFQKYMGIPQIRQLSERVKAAQSELGTQILADFEEAFPSQGTKRTGGPSIVLRDACLVANVLDPRIKQEIIKKFIRQHLSEYLVLFQENQDVAWLDKIDRRYAWIKRQLVDYEEKYGRMFPEEWCMTERIAVEFCHITRTELAKLMRTRAREIEVKLLLFAIQRTTNFEGLLAKRFSGCTLNDGPGKKLDTPLEPTNPFLEDEVGDDSVSEKDEDLDRPKKPKAPDNPFHGIVSKCFEPHLYVYIESQDKNLGELIDRFVADFRTQGPPKSSTDEGGAVLPSCADLFVYYKKCMVQCSQLSTGEPMIALTTIFQKYLREYAWKILSGNLPKTSSNSGGLTISSLLKEKEGSEVAKFTVDELCLICSILSTAEYCLATTQQLEEKLKEKVDKSLVDRINLTGEMDTFSTVISNSIQLLVQDLDSACDPALTAMSKMPWQSVEHVGDQSPYVTSVIMHIKQNVPVIRDNLASTRKYFTQFCIKFTNSFIPKFINHLFRCKPISMVGAEQLLLDTHSLKTVLLDLPSIGSQVVRKAPASYTKIVVKGMTRAEMILKVVMAPHEPPVVFVDNYIKLLADGNPETFQKILDMKGLKRSEQSSMIELFRQRLPAPPSGADGGPALSFNAPTPEQESSRIRKLEKLIKKRL, from the exons TCACTTGCAAACATCGACGACGTCGTGAACAAGATTCGTCTGAAAATACG TCGTCTGGATGACAACATCAGGACGGTGGTCCGAGGGCAGACCAATGTTGGCCAGGATGGCAGGCAG GCTCTGGAGGAGGCGCAGAAAGCGATCCAGCAACTTTTTGGCAAAATCAAGGACATCAAAGACAAGGCTGAGAAGTCGGAGCAAATG GTCAAGGAGATTACCCGCGACATCAAACAGCTAGACCACGCCAAGCGTCACCTGACCACTTCCATCACCACCCTCAACCACCTGCACATGCTGGCCGGGGGGGTCGACTCGCTAGA GGCCATGACGCGGAAGAGGCAGTACGGAGAGGTGGCCAATCTGCTGCAGGGCGTGGTGAACGTTCTGGAACACTTTCAGAAGTACATGGGCATCCCCCAGATCCGGCAGCTCTCAGAGAG AGTGAAAGCCGCACAGAGCGAGCTCGGCACTCAGATACTGGCAGACTTCGAGGAGGCTTTTCCATCACAAGGCACCAAG AGAACCGGCGGTCCCAGCATCGTCCTCAGAGACGCATGCCTGGTGGCCAACGTTTTGGACCCCCGCATCAAGCAGGAGATCATCAAGAAGTTCATCAGGCAGCACCTGTCCGAGTACCTGGTGCTGTTTCAGGAGAACCAGGAC GTGGCATGGCTGGACAAGATCGACCGGCGCTACGCCTGGATAAAGCGACAGCTGGTGGACTATGAGGAGAAGTATGGACGCATGTTTCCGGAGGAGTGGTGCATGACGGAGCGCATTGCTGTGGAATTCTGTCACATCACCAG GACAGAACTGGCGAAGCTCATGCGCACCCGTGCCAGGGAGATTGAGGTCAAGCTGCTGCTCTTCGCCATCCAGAGGACGACCAACTTCGAGGGCCTGCTGGCCAAGCGATTCTCCGGGTGCACCTTAAACGACGGTCCGGGG AAGAAGCTCGACACCCCCCTCGAACCCACAAATCCCTTTCTGGAAGACGAGGTGGGGGATGACTCCGTGTCGGAGAAGGATGAAGATTTAGACAGG CCCAAGAAGCCCAAAGCCCCCGATAACCCGTTCCACGGCATCGTGTCCAAGTGTTTCGAGCCACACCTCTACGTGTACATCGAGTCCCAGGACAA GAACCTCGGCGAGCTGATCGACCGCTTCGTGGCCGACTTCCGCACGCAGGGGCCGCCGAAGTCCAGCACGGACGAGGGGGGCGCGGTGCTGCCCAGCTGTGCCGACCTGTTTGTGTACTACAAGAAGTGCATGGTCCAGTGTTCCCAGCTCAGCACGGGCGAGCCCATGATCGCCCTCACCACCATCTTCCAGAAGTACTTGCGCGAGTACGCCTGGAAGATCCTCTCGGGGAACCTGCCCAA GACGAGCAGCAACAGCGGGGGTCTGACCATTAGCAGTCTGCTAAAGGAGAAGGAGGGCTCGGAGGTGGCCAAGTTCACGGTGGACGAGCTGTGCCTCATCTGCAGCATCCTCAGCACGGCAGAGTACTGCCTGGCCACAACGCAGCAG ctggaggagaagctaaAGGAGAAGGTGGACAAGTCTCTGGTGGACCGGATCAATCTCACCGGGGAGATGGACACCTTCAGCAC CGTCATCTCCAACAGCATCCAGCTCTTGGTCCAGGACTTGGACTCTGCTTGTGACCCCGCTTTAACGGCCATGAGTAAA ATGCCATGGCAGAGTGTGGAGCACGTCGGGGACCAGAGTCCCTACGTCACCTCCGTCATAATGCACATCAAACAGAACGTGCCGGTCATCCGGGACAACCTGGCCTCCACCCGCAAGTACTTCACGCAGTTCTGCATCAAATTCACAAA CTCCTTCATACCAAAGTTCATCAATCACCTGTTCAGGTGTAAGCCCATTAGTATGGTTGGTGCTGAGCAG CTCCTGCTGGACACACACTCCCTGAAGACCGTGCTCTTGGACCTGCCGTCCATCGGCTCTCAGGTGGTCCGCAAAGCGCCGGCGAGCTACACGAAAATAGTTGTGAAGGGGATGACCCGGGCGGAGATGATCCTCAAG GTGGTCATGGCTCCTCACGAGCCGCCTGTGGTCTTCGTCGATAACTACATCAAGCTCCTCGCCGACGGGAACCCAGAGACTTTCCAGAAGATCTTGGATATGAAG GGCCTGAAGAGGAGCGAGCAGAGCAGCATGATCGAGCTCTTCAGGCAGAGGCTGCCAGCACCCCCGTCAGGGGCCGACGGCGGCCCCGCCCTGTCCTTCAACGCGCCCACCCCGGAGCAGGAGTCGTCCCGAATCCGAAAACTGGAGAAGCTAATCAAAAAGAGACTGTGA